A window of Candidatus Izemoplasma sp. contains these coding sequences:
- a CDS encoding DMT family transporter — MTIIALPLIAGLAITLQSVLNNRFGREAGMLEVVIFVHFFGLLLALAIYLFLGNSLATLVKNYKFIITIAGFMGVAIVYTTALSISNIGVTETIMISIFAQIAFSKIIDHFGLFGVGVEKLSGYEALAIVLMIISVILLRIK; from the coding sequence ATGACCATCATTGCACTTCCGTTAATTGCTGGGCTAGCAATTACACTGCAAAGTGTCCTTAACAATCGGTTTGGTAGAGAGGCTGGTATGCTTGAAGTTGTTATTTTTGTGCATTTCTTTGGCCTACTACTTGCGTTAGCTATCTATTTGTTTTTAGGTAATTCACTGGCTACATTAGTAAAAAATTATAAATTCATAATTACAATCGCCGGATTTATGGGCGTTGCGATTGTCTACACCACTGCCTTGAGTATTTCTAATATTGGTGTAACAGAAACAATTATGATTTCCATTTTTGCCCAAATTGCCTTTTCAAAGATTATTGATCATTTTGGCCTTTTTGGCGTTGGTGTTGAAAAACTATCAGGCTATGAAGCACTAGCAATCGTCTTAATGATTATCAGCGTCATCCTGTTACGGATTAAATAA
- the rsgA gene encoding ribosome small subunit-dependent GTPase A, with protein MPVSSLTSKLYRKEVTRIKTLEKTRIIRVNYTEYIAEYDHHIYQLQLSGRLKYILTNKLEFPTVGDYVLFRQSNPNEGIIERICERHNLLKRIAITSDYQEQVLASNIDTVFICLSMNEDFHRKKLLRLVQLVNAQNICYEILLTKADLTHNQAIYLDKVIQETEKEAYPLSIYKPDTIQRLKAMIQDQTVVLIGSSGVGKSSMINALLNENKLAVNTIRLSDAQGRHTTTYRELISLPFGGAIIDTPGIRIMHSTNDDVDETFDDIKQLSSTCKFRDCSHETEPGCAVKSAMADGKLSEERLASYHHMLKVQAYYHRRRRQKERLQQK; from the coding sequence ATGCCTGTATCTTCCTTGACTAGTAAATTATATAGAAAGGAGGTAACACGCATAAAAACATTAGAAAAAACAAGAATTATCCGTGTGAACTATACTGAGTACATAGCGGAATATGATCACCACATATATCAATTACAACTAAGTGGTAGACTAAAGTATATTTTAACTAATAAATTAGAGTTTCCTACTGTCGGAGACTATGTTTTGTTTCGACAGTCAAATCCAAATGAAGGCATTATAGAAAGAATTTGTGAACGGCATAATCTCTTAAAACGGATTGCGATAACGAGTGATTATCAGGAACAAGTCCTTGCGAGTAATATTGATACAGTCTTCATATGTTTATCTATGAACGAGGACTTTCATCGTAAAAAATTGTTGCGCTTAGTCCAATTGGTTAATGCACAAAATATCTGTTATGAGATACTTTTAACAAAAGCTGACTTGACTCACAACCAAGCGATATATCTTGATAAAGTAATCCAAGAGACTGAAAAAGAAGCTTATCCCTTAAGTATCTATAAACCAGACACCATCCAACGGTTAAAAGCAATGATTCAAGATCAAACAGTTGTATTGATTGGCAGTAGTGGTGTTGGGAAATCAAGTATGATAAATGCCTTATTAAATGAGAATAAACTAGCTGTAAATACGATCCGTTTATCTGATGCACAAGGACGGCACACGACAACGTATAGAGAGTTGATTTCATTGCCATTTGGTGGCGCAATTATCGATACACCAGGAATCCGTATTATGCATAGTACAAACGATGATGTTGATGAGACGTTTGATGATATTAAACAGTTATCATCAACATGTAAATTTCGTGATTGCAGTCATGAAACAGAACCAGGATGTGCTGTTAAATCAGCAATGGCTGATGGAAAACTATCAGAAGAACGATTAGCTAGTTATCATCACATGCTTAAAGTACAAGCCTACTATCATCGTAGAAGACGACAAAAGGAACGATTACAACAAAAATAA
- a CDS encoding EAL domain-containing protein yields the protein MKLTEEFRRLSNNEKTHLIKRYLVIILPLVLVYIIISWYIDQMNVTQDIKSMNLEHQYEVQIVNYAVKHFYEETIDVFQIIENSDEMASYKIAPIATTKEDVKGLFSRMAINTPKIEDIRLLDNTGQELIHISQETNEVITWDVLKDQSNEPYFLEAQLLNNEVYISPLTLESDNGSVITPYNQVLHVATPLYSNDTFLGVLVVTTDTDIIYDSLNNTIIKDEYVETGLITEEGYYLYHTTDSKTFGWLLSDRDGEKVVNDYTEGSTFILSNNEDYLTLSDSVIYKHRIHPFEHIVDVPEEYHYEWQLYSVIDDAYFDSERDYLVFHLTVDDLIIIGLLIGLSLIVSAIYYLRKRDLSQLAIMKNIANKTNDIVIISNNNQIITYVNKAFEQKTGYTKEDVIGKPTKVLQSGLHTAEFYEDMWQDINAKGTWTGELWEQTKSGVYFPKRMTITALPSQSREEGETYVSISSDLTDVREHQRYLVKSVHSNNAAINKTLLTDLCYTAIKNNKGVFGIVNIEVLSVSNIYLKEEKTEAQINQKILSLLTESINGKGFLAQVDKRTFILGITAFDAKDKVIKYTENLLNNEISILKVLSHNVYVNAIAGVAVYPSKHLDIYSMIEASYLAKDYALEHSEQKYYVFTKDIQVYYEREAKLVLLLREAISNKELTIQFQPQYDAYTKTIIGAEALIRWYNDELGQVSPLELITVAEKTGYIIELGHWIIEETFRQIKMINAGISDSITFSLNISPYQFKDAQLIPLVKEYARKYTIDLSQIEIEITESVFAKNFQLVNNKLKQFKELGICIAVDDFGTGYSSLQYLQELSIDRLKIDRLFIKDYPEKHSGRVTQGIVNLAKQLALDPICEGVETKTQQDYLLSIDCHLFQGYYYYKAMPAKDLLTVLDNVNS from the coding sequence ATGAAATTAACAGAGGAGTTTAGACGTCTTAGTAATAATGAAAAGACACATTTAATTAAGCGGTATTTAGTCATTATTTTACCGCTTGTTTTAGTATATATCATTATTTCTTGGTATATTGATCAAATGAATGTTACACAAGATATTAAATCTATGAACTTAGAGCATCAATATGAAGTACAGATTGTAAATTACGCGGTAAAGCATTTCTATGAAGAAACAATTGATGTCTTTCAAATTATTGAAAATTCCGATGAAATGGCAAGCTATAAAATAGCCCCCATTGCGACGACGAAAGAAGATGTGAAAGGATTATTCTCACGTATGGCAATTAATACGCCTAAGATTGAAGATATTCGCTTGCTAGACAATACGGGTCAAGAGCTTATTCACATTAGTCAAGAGACGAATGAGGTCATAACTTGGGATGTATTAAAGGACCAAAGCAATGAACCTTATTTTTTAGAAGCACAATTATTAAATAACGAAGTATATATATCACCGCTCACATTAGAATCAGATAATGGCTCAGTAATCACCCCATATAATCAAGTCTTACATGTCGCCACACCCCTATATAGTAACGACACGTTTTTAGGTGTGCTTGTGGTCACAACGGATACTGATATAATCTATGACTCACTTAATAACACAATCATAAAGGACGAGTATGTAGAGACTGGACTCATTACCGAAGAAGGTTATTATTTATATCATACAACAGACAGTAAAACCTTTGGTTGGTTGCTATCTGACAGAGATGGAGAAAAGGTTGTAAATGATTACACTGAGGGAAGTACCTTTATCCTCTCCAATAATGAAGACTACCTTACTTTATCCGATTCTGTAATCTATAAACACCGTATCCATCCATTTGAGCATATCGTTGACGTTCCAGAAGAATATCATTATGAATGGCAGTTATATAGCGTTATTGACGATGCTTATTTTGACTCAGAGAGAGATTACTTGGTTTTCCATCTAACAGTGGATGATTTAATCATCATCGGGTTATTAATTGGACTTTCTTTAATTGTCAGTGCTATTTATTACTTACGTAAAAGAGACTTAAGTCAGCTTGCAATTATGAAAAATATTGCAAATAAAACCAATGATATCGTAATTATTAGTAATAATAATCAGATTATTACATATGTCAATAAAGCGTTTGAACAAAAAACAGGCTACACGAAAGAAGATGTTATTGGTAAGCCGACAAAAGTATTACAATCGGGCTTGCATACTGCTGAGTTTTATGAAGATATGTGGCAAGATATTAATGCAAAAGGAACATGGACCGGTGAACTTTGGGAACAAACAAAATCGGGGGTCTATTTTCCAAAACGGATGACCATTACAGCATTACCTTCACAATCACGCGAAGAAGGTGAGACGTATGTCTCTATATCATCAGACTTAACAGATGTGAGAGAACATCAACGCTATTTAGTTAAATCAGTTCATAGTAATAATGCCGCGATAAACAAAACTCTCTTGACAGATTTATGTTACACAGCAATAAAGAATAATAAAGGCGTATTTGGTATCGTAAATATTGAAGTATTAAGTGTTAGTAATATTTATTTAAAGGAAGAAAAGACTGAGGCCCAGATTAATCAAAAAATACTTTCGCTATTAACCGAAAGTATTAATGGTAAAGGATTTTTAGCGCAAGTAGATAAAAGAACTTTTATTCTTGGTATCACAGCTTTTGATGCAAAAGACAAGGTCATTAAGTATACTGAAAATTTATTAAACAATGAGATATCGATTCTAAAAGTATTAAGTCATAATGTCTATGTCAATGCCATCGCAGGTGTAGCAGTTTATCCATCAAAACATTTAGATATCTATTCGATGATTGAAGCTTCCTATTTAGCAAAGGATTATGCTTTAGAACATAGTGAACAAAAATACTATGTGTTCACAAAAGACATTCAAGTTTATTATGAACGTGAAGCAAAGCTTGTTTTACTCTTACGTGAAGCGATTTCAAATAAAGAGTTAACGATTCAATTTCAACCTCAGTATGATGCTTACACCAAAACCATTATTGGGGCAGAAGCCTTGATACGTTGGTATAATGATGAGCTTGGTCAAGTATCACCATTAGAGTTAATCACGGTGGCAGAGAAGACGGGGTACATTATTGAGTTAGGGCACTGGATCATCGAAGAAACATTCAGGCAAATTAAAATGATTAATGCCGGCATTAGTGATTCAATCACATTCTCACTAAATATATCACCATATCAATTTAAGGATGCTCAACTGATTCCATTAGTAAAAGAATATGCTCGTAAATATACCATTGATTTAAGCCAAATTGAAATAGAAATTACTGAAAGTGTGTTTGCGAAAAACTTCCAATTAGTAAATAATAAACTAAAACAATTCAAAGAACTTGGTATATGCATCGCAGTCGATGATTTTGGAACAGGCTATTCATCACTACAATATTTACAAGAGTTAAGCATTGATCGGCTCAAAATTGATCGCTTATTCATCAAGGATTATCCTGAAAAACATTCGGGTAGAGTCACACAAGGGATTGTCAATTTAGCGAAACAGTTAGCGCTTGATCCGATTTGTGAAGGTGTTGAGACGAAAACACAACAAGATTATTTACTATCAATCGATTGCCATCTCTTTCAAGGATATTATTACTATAAAGCAATGCCTGCAAAAGACTTACTGACTGTCTTAGACAATGTCAATTCATAA
- the fabV gene encoding enoyl-ACP reductase FabV: MQIDPSIRQNFFTNAHPLGCEQTIKSYIEEAKSQESFSGPKNVLIIGGSSGYGLASRISLSFGAHANTLNISYESIPRGKRTGSAGYWNNVFFQHHTKSLGTIHHDIIGDAFSKGIKQDTIQSIKENYGKIDLVIYSLAAGARKNETTNELIRSTIKPIGKTVSGMTIDIATKQFKEITLGPATAQEIDDTVYVMGGSDWSDWIHVLDDAGCLSNGAKTIAYTYVGAESTKAIYREGTLGKAKEDLEQHARDLHDFLQTQLNGEALISSSKAVISKASVFIPKMPLYVSALFDVMKTHNVHESILEHKYRLFSDMVYGQKRLKDAKARLRMDHYELNDKIQYQTQAKMTELIAQKAIHSPSITHFLTKFYQINGFKYPQIDYHKAIDIPLLKRSYPLI, from the coding sequence ATGCAAATAGATCCGTCAATTAGACAAAACTTTTTTACCAATGCGCATCCGTTAGGATGTGAACAAACAATCAAATCCTATATTGAAGAAGCGAAGTCTCAAGAATCCTTCAGTGGCCCTAAAAACGTATTAATTATCGGTGGTTCTAGTGGCTACGGCTTAGCCTCTCGCATTAGTTTATCATTTGGCGCTCATGCGAATACATTAAATATCAGTTATGAATCAATTCCCAGAGGGAAACGTACCGGGAGTGCAGGATATTGGAATAATGTATTTTTCCAACATCACACTAAATCACTGGGTACCATTCATCACGATATTATTGGAGATGCCTTTAGTAAAGGAATCAAACAAGATACCATTCAGTCTATCAAAGAGAACTACGGTAAGATTGATTTAGTAATTTACAGTTTAGCCGCTGGCGCAAGAAAAAATGAAACTACAAATGAACTCATACGTTCAACCATTAAACCGATTGGTAAGACAGTGAGTGGTATGACCATTGATATAGCAACAAAACAGTTTAAAGAGATAACATTAGGTCCTGCCACAGCTCAAGAAATAGATGATACTGTTTATGTAATGGGCGGGAGTGATTGGTCTGATTGGATTCATGTGCTTGACGATGCCGGTTGTTTAAGTAACGGCGCAAAAACAATAGCTTACACTTATGTTGGTGCTGAATCAACCAAAGCAATTTACCGCGAAGGCACGCTAGGCAAAGCCAAAGAGGATTTAGAACAACATGCCCGAGATTTACATGACTTCCTACAGACTCAGTTGAATGGAGAAGCCTTGATTTCATCGAGTAAAGCTGTCATCTCGAAAGCAAGTGTTTTTATCCCCAAAATGCCACTATATGTATCCGCATTATTTGATGTTATGAAAACACATAATGTCCATGAATCTATACTCGAACACAAATATCGGTTATTTAGTGATATGGTCTATGGACAGAAACGTCTAAAGGATGCTAAAGCGCGTCTAAGAATGGACCATTATGAACTCAATGATAAGATTCAATATCAAACACAAGCAAAAATGACTGAACTGATTGCACAAAAAGCTATACATTCTCCTAGTATCACCCACTTTTTAACAAAATTCTATCAAATCAACGGCTTTAAATATCCGCAAATTGATTATCATAAAGCTATTGATATTCCCCTTTTAAAACGCTCATACCCTCTAATATAA
- a CDS encoding serine hydrolase domain-containing protein — protein MHKADIQQRLGKVVDTIGFSGVAQLYYQDELIYETVAGYRHKSEKLPITINTRFGIASGTKFFTALGIMRLVEEGKCQLDDHAFSHIKTPFLNYNQSVTIRHLLSHTSGIPDYFDESQLDDESNLFLDLPWYALEKPSDYIPLMPDLPMEFEPGTKFKYNNSGYVLLAIIIERLTGDYHDWIKQEIFDKAKMEYSGAYRFDQLPFNTALGYILLPDGSYKTNQYHLPIIAGGDGGLYTTVTDMALFWQALLTGNIIKQETLNEMATLEYQSDTILYGLGLWLEKVQDVYRLILSGEDAGVSFKSSYNPKKQSIFTVISNTHDGTWPLVDAIETVINNL, from the coding sequence ATGCACAAAGCAGATATCCAACAAAGATTAGGTAAGGTTGTAGATACAATAGGTTTCTCCGGTGTTGCGCAATTGTATTATCAAGATGAACTAATATATGAAACAGTTGCTGGATACCGGCATAAAAGTGAGAAACTACCCATTACAATAAATACTCGGTTTGGTATTGCTTCTGGGACAAAGTTTTTTACGGCACTTGGGATAATGCGTTTAGTTGAAGAGGGTAAATGTCAACTTGATGATCATGCGTTTTCGCACATTAAAACACCTTTTTTAAATTATAATCAATCAGTTACTATTAGACACTTATTATCGCATACCTCTGGTATTCCTGATTATTTTGATGAAAGTCAATTAGACGATGAATCGAATTTATTTCTAGATTTGCCATGGTATGCCTTAGAAAAACCTTCCGATTATATACCATTAATGCCAGATTTACCAATGGAGTTTGAGCCGGGCACTAAATTTAAATATAATAATAGCGGGTATGTTTTATTAGCTATTATTATTGAGCGTTTAACAGGCGACTATCATGACTGGATTAAACAAGAGATATTCGATAAGGCCAAGATGGAATATTCAGGTGCTTATCGATTTGATCAACTACCATTTAATACAGCGTTAGGATATATTCTGTTACCTGATGGGTCATATAAAACAAATCAGTATCATTTACCAATTATCGCTGGGGGTGATGGGGGATTATATACAACAGTGACAGATATGGCATTATTTTGGCAAGCGTTATTAACAGGTAACATCATAAAACAAGAGACATTAAATGAAATGGCAACACTAGAGTACCAATCGGATACAATTTTGTATGGACTAGGCTTATGGCTAGAAAAGGTTCAGGATGTGTATCGACTCATTCTTTCAGGAGAAGACGCAGGCGTATCATTCAAATCGTCATATAATCCAAAAAAACAATCCATTTTCACAGTGATATCTAATACCCATGATGGGACTTGGCCATTGGTTGATGCGATTGAAACAGTGATTAATAATCTATAA
- a CDS encoding DEAD/DEAH box helicase codes for MNYKNTLVAKSLTEMGFKDFTEIQKQAIPLIEAGTDLIGHSQTGTGKTAAFTLPFLEKIDYSNPHVQALVICPTRELAVQVQSEIEKIGKYLPKLKTTAIYGGASMHRQIKALKRKPQIVVGTPGRLLDMTNRHLVKLKNLNYLVLDEADEMMKMGFKEDIEKIINQSNTHRQTVMFSATMPKQIVKLTKQYMNNPELVSVVSNEETNTDITQYYYQVHSKHKVDAVTRLLQVYQPKLSLIFCNTKRKVDQVTIALTEKGYNVNKIHGDLSQPSRMQVLESFHQGVLDILVATDVAARGLDIKNVEVVFNYDVPEKPEFYVHRIGRTGRIGNKGLALMMVSGRERYRIKDIERFTKSTIKKQNIPTPEKIEHVTKQKKIETVTQVIDESSLNKHQTMAQELLSKHEPVEVVSALLKMASDKIKSDNNQADLNIEFKGPKKHAPGQGETRYHFNIGRKDGLNPKELVQTIMKRTRLKNEQINNVIIAKRSSFFTGPSKKHNQIMKSLTNIHILNKKTSIQVAKERGGKRRKRR; via the coding sequence ATGAATTATAAAAATACATTAGTTGCAAAATCATTAACGGAAATGGGCTTTAAGGATTTCACAGAGATTCAAAAGCAAGCCATCCCTCTTATTGAAGCAGGCACTGATTTAATTGGACATTCACAAACTGGTACAGGGAAAACCGCTGCGTTTACCTTACCGTTTTTAGAGAAAATTGATTACTCAAATCCCCATGTACAGGCGTTGGTCATTTGTCCAACCAGAGAACTCGCTGTACAGGTACAGTCAGAAATTGAAAAAATTGGTAAATACTTACCTAAACTAAAAACCACCGCTATTTATGGCGGTGCCTCAATGCATCGACAAATTAAAGCATTAAAACGGAAACCACAAATTGTTGTGGGGACACCTGGTCGATTACTTGATATGACTAATCGTCATCTTGTTAAACTAAAAAACCTAAATTATTTAGTCTTAGATGAAGCAGATGAAATGATGAAAATGGGCTTCAAAGAAGACATTGAAAAAATTATTAATCAAAGTAATACGCATCGTCAAACAGTGATGTTTAGTGCGACGATGCCAAAACAAATTGTAAAATTAACCAAACAATACATGAACAATCCAGAGTTAGTTAGTGTTGTGTCTAATGAAGAGACTAATACAGACATTACACAGTATTATTATCAAGTACATAGTAAACATAAAGTAGACGCTGTTACGCGTCTTCTTCAAGTGTATCAACCAAAACTATCACTCATTTTTTGTAATACCAAACGCAAAGTTGATCAAGTGACTATTGCCTTAACAGAAAAAGGATATAATGTAAATAAAATTCATGGGGACTTGTCTCAACCTTCGCGGATGCAAGTATTAGAGAGTTTTCATCAAGGTGTATTAGATATACTTGTTGCAACAGATGTTGCCGCAAGAGGGTTAGATATTAAGAATGTTGAAGTCGTTTTTAATTATGATGTTCCGGAAAAACCAGAATTCTATGTTCATAGGATTGGTCGTACAGGCCGGATTGGAAATAAAGGATTGGCATTGATGATGGTCTCAGGACGCGAGAGATATCGTATCAAAGATATTGAACGCTTCACAAAGTCAACGATTAAAAAACAGAATATTCCAACACCGGAGAAGATTGAACATGTCACCAAACAGAAGAAAATTGAAACCGTTACTCAAGTCATTGATGAATCGTCTTTAAATAAACATCAAACAATGGCTCAGGAACTCTTAAGTAAACATGAACCCGTTGAAGTTGTATCGGCTTTATTAAAAATGGCATCTGATAAAATTAAATCAGATAACAATCAAGCGGACTTAAATATTGAATTCAAAGGACCAAAGAAACATGCTCCTGGTCAAGGAGAAACACGCTATCATTTTAACATTGGACGTAAGGATGGATTAAACCCAAAAGAGTTAGTTCAAACGATTATGAAGCGGACACGGTTAAAAAATGAACAAATCAATAACGTAATTATTGCGAAACGTTC
- a CDS encoding Crp/Fnr family transcriptional regulator: protein MTINDKIDLIFNKYLTKHRIDSVQIVNFEVGQVIIKEGEPMQNLYFTLEGKTKVFKEYENGKTFLLGFFDEINILGDIEYFHNIPASCTVKVVEPIKAIKISFSAINMFYKDDVSFVTNMLLQLSKKVLHNNLITANNMVYPLHVRLASYLLSICPDNSQYTLPNLEDLSNNLGSSYRHLFRKLREFENDNLIQRNRREVCILDRNKLTEIARGNIYESPLKDESSFA from the coding sequence ATGACTATTAATGATAAAATAGATTTAATTTTTAACAAATATTTGACAAAACATCGCATAGATTCAGTACAGATTGTTAACTTTGAAGTAGGACAAGTAATCATCAAAGAAGGTGAACCTATGCAAAACTTGTATTTCACCTTAGAAGGTAAAACAAAAGTATTTAAAGAATATGAAAACGGTAAGACGTTCTTACTTGGATTTTTTGATGAGATTAATATCTTAGGTGACATTGAATATTTCCATAACATACCCGCTTCATGTACCGTAAAAGTTGTAGAGCCGATAAAAGCGATTAAAATTTCATTTTCAGCAATTAATATGTTTTATAAAGATGATGTGTCATTCGTGACAAATATGTTATTACAATTATCGAAAAAAGTATTACATAATAATTTAATAACAGCAAATAATATGGTGTATCCACTTCATGTACGCTTAGCAAGTTATCTCTTATCAATCTGTCCTGATAACTCACAGTACACACTCCCAAATTTGGAAGATTTAAGTAATAATTTAGGATCGAGTTATCGTCATTTATTCCGCAAATTAAGAGAGTTTGAAAACGACAATTTGATTCAACGAAATCGCCGTGAAGTATGCATCTTAGACCGTAACAAACTAACTGAAATAGCCCGAGGAAATATATACGAAAGTCCATTAAAAGATGAAAGCTCGTTTGCATAA
- a CDS encoding HD domain-containing phosphohydrolase yields the protein MSTLTSITTNILLLFGLVLLLNQGNRVRLKKALRTDLFYGVIIGFITVIIMLNAWEMQEGVFFDTRSVMIGATALFFSGGTAIIAAIIASIFRIFSGGPGTFVGVLTILSSLGVGMLWRHYVSRKWKFNNLLQYYVFGLIIHIVMLATFLLLPSPTNIKTIQQLGPIIILTYPLATMFLCLAIKNHDERVKAHQMIEFSEKRYRSLINNSDVGIIQFNTDGIIELTNEAFASMLHTTKKDLIGLNMMTLPNQDVVKALKECLNGNNSLFEGMYQSVLSFHIFPVRTRFSPIIQDGAITGGIGIIENLTKEYEHQEQLKNLRLTDSLTKLRNRLAFDQLLNSFTIKDNHLPLTIITCDINMFRIINTSFGYDVGNQVLITIANYLKDYIENENPYVFRIEGDQFVLLLSNTDHNDAEKISLELKRGINNFESFDFSINTSFGYYTIDSSDESLTKGFNKAEKDLQTKKIYDDSSISKKTIDVIMTTLFAKSKRERDHSERVSQLSRRIAKDYKNSPSFVNRVTLAAKLHDIGKINISNDVLDKTEKLSNDEYKHIKNHPESGYRILSAVPEYAQIANIVLAHHERPDGKGYPQGLSHNDIPLEARIIAVADAFDAMVNDRPYRSKLTTLEALEELKSNQGTQFDKDIVEAFIKTFQKPSNS from the coding sequence ATGTCAACACTTACATCGATCACCACAAATATCCTTTTACTGTTTGGATTAGTGTTGCTTTTGAACCAAGGAAACCGAGTCCGTCTAAAAAAGGCATTACGGACAGATCTTTTCTATGGCGTCATTATAGGGTTTATCACTGTCATTATTATGCTTAATGCATGGGAGATGCAAGAAGGGGTCTTTTTTGATACACGTTCTGTGATGATTGGTGCGACAGCTCTGTTCTTTTCCGGTGGTACAGCAATTATTGCGGCGATCATTGCGTCTATTTTCCGTATTTTTTCAGGCGGTCCAGGAACCTTTGTTGGTGTTTTAACCATACTATCCAGTTTAGGTGTTGGTATGCTATGGCGACACTATGTATCTCGTAAATGGAAATTCAATAATTTACTACAATACTATGTTTTTGGACTAATCATCCATATTGTTATGTTGGCAACCTTTTTACTACTGCCTTCCCCTACCAACATAAAGACGATTCAACAACTTGGACCAATTATTATATTAACCTATCCCCTTGCGACTATGTTTCTGTGTCTTGCCATCAAAAACCATGATGAACGTGTGAAAGCTCACCAAATGATTGAGTTTAGTGAGAAACGGTACCGTTCTTTAATTAATAATAGTGACGTGGGGATTATTCAATTTAATACAGATGGTATTATTGAGTTAACTAATGAGGCATTTGCGAGTATGTTGCATACAACCAAAAAAGATTTGATTGGGCTTAACATGATGACATTACCAAACCAAGATGTTGTTAAAGCCCTAAAAGAATGTTTAAATGGTAACAATTCTCTATTTGAAGGCATGTATCAATCTGTTCTCTCATTTCACATTTTCCCAGTGCGTACTCGTTTTTCACCAATAATACAAGACGGTGCAATTACAGGTGGAATAGGAATCATTGAAAACTTGACAAAAGAGTATGAACATCAAGAGCAACTTAAAAACTTACGCCTAACAGATTCATTAACCAAACTGCGTAATCGTTTAGCATTTGATCAATTACTCAATAGTTTTACTATTAAAGATAATCATTTACCATTAACTATTATAACTTGTGATATCAATATGTTTAGAATCATTAATACATCATTTGGATATGATGTCGGTAATCAAGTTTTAATCACTATTGCTAATTACTTAAAGGATTATATTGAAAATGAGAACCCTTATGTATTCCGGATTGAAGGCGATCAGTTTGTACTATTACTTAGTAATACTGATCATAACGATGCTGAAAAGATTAGTCTTGAACTTAAACGTGGCATAAATAATTTTGAATCCTTTGACTTTAGTATCAATACTAGTTTTGGTTATTATACAATTGACTCTTCTGATGAATCATTAACCAAGGGATTTAACAAGGCTGAAAAAGATTTACAAACCAAAAAAATATATGATGACTCCAGTATCTCTAAAAAAACAATCGATGTGATAATGACAACATTATTCGCAAAAAGCAAAAGAGAGAGAGATCACTCTGAACGTGTTAGCCAATTATCACGACGTATTGCTAAAGATTACAAAAATTCACCAAGCTTTGTTAATCGTGTTACCCTTGCGGCAAAGTTACATGATATAGGAAAAATCAATATCTCAAATGATGTATTAGATAAAACAGAAAAACTCTCTAATGATGAGTATAAACACATCAAAAATCATCCTGAGTCAGGGTATAGAATCCTTTCAGCAGTTCCTGAATACGCTCAAATTGCGAATATTGTCTTAGCTCACCATGAACGGCCTGATGGAAAAGGTTATCCTCAAGGATTAAGCCATAATGATATCCCTTTAGAAGCCCGTATTATTGCGGTTGCAGATGCATTTGATGCGATGGTTAATGATAGGCCATACCGTTCTAAACTTACCACACTAGAAGCTTTAGAAGAACTCAAGTCAAATCAAGGCACGCAATTTGATAAAGATATCGTTGAAGCCTTTATTAAAACCTTTCAAAAACCCTCTAACTCATGA